Proteins found in one Hirundo rustica isolate bHirRus1 chromosome 9, bHirRus1.pri.v3, whole genome shotgun sequence genomic segment:
- the ABCD3 gene encoding ATP-binding cassette sub-family D member 3 isoform X2 codes for MLLLECYCEDGFCPLVFVLFFMFPCEANLARSLTECYLSSLGSSKRSGKQALQNNEKEGKKERAMVDRVFIKRICRILKIMVPRPLCKETGYLLLIAVMLVVRTYCDIWMIQNGTVIESAIIGRSRKDFKKYLFNFIAAMPAISLVNNFLKYGLNELKLCFRVRLTRYLYEEYLKTYTYYKMGNLDNRIANPDQLLTQDVEKFCNSVVDLYSNLSKPFLDIVLYIFKLTSAIGAQGPASMMAYLIISGFFLTRLRRPIGKMTIIEQKYEGEYRYVNSRLITNSEEIAFYNGNLREKQTIHKTFRKLVEHLHNFILFRFSMGFIDTIIAKYLATVVGYLVVSRPFLNLSDPRHQNSTHAELLEDYYQSGRMLLRMSQALGRIVLAGREMTRLAGFTARITELMQVLKDLNGGKYQRTMIAQEKDGDKKPPLSLIPGSGEIINSDNLIKFDHVPLVTPNGDVLIQDLNFEVRSGANVLICGPNGCGKSSLFRVLGELWPLFGGRLTKPVRGKLFYVPQRPYMTLGTLRDQVIYPDTLEDQKKKGISDQVLKEYLDNVQLGQILEREGGWDSVQDWMDVLSGGEKQRMAMARLFYHKPQFAILDECTSAVSVDVEGYIYSHCRKVGITLFTVSHRKSLWKHHDFYLHMDGRGNYEFKKITEDTVEFGS; via the exons ATGCTGCTACTTGAATGCTATTGTGAGGATGGTTTTTGCCCACTGGTCTTCgttcttttcttcatgtttcCCTGTGAGGCAAACCTTGCCAGGAGCCTTACAGAATGCTACCTATCAAGCCTAGGCAGTAG taAAAGAAGTGGAAAACAAGCATTGCAGAATAATGAG aaagagggaaagaaggagCGAGCGATGGTGGACAGAGTGTTTATTAAACGAATATGTCGAATCCTGAAAATAATGGTCCCTAGACCACTTTGCAAAGAG ACAGGTTATTTGCTGCTTATTGCTGTGATGCTGGTAGTCCGCACTTACTGTGATATTTGGATGATTCAAAATGGAACAGTCATTGAAAG TGCTATCATTGGCCGCAGCAGAAAAGATTTCAAGAAATACTTGTTCAACTTCATTGCTGCAATGCCTGCT ATCTCTTTAGTGAATAACTTCCTGAAGTATGGTCTAAATGAACTGAAACTCTGCTTCCGAGTAAGACTTACCAGATACCTCTATGAAGAATATCTTAA aactTACACATACTACAAAATGGGAAATCTGGACAACAGGATAGCTAATCCAGATCAGCTCCTTACACAGGATGTGGAAAAATTCTGTAATAGTGTAGTGGACCTGTACTCAAACCTTAGCAAG CCCTTCTTGGATATAGTTTTGTACATCTTCAAGCTAACAAGTGCAATAGGAGCACAG GGTCCAGCTAGCATGATGGCATACTTGATTATTTCAGGGTTTTTCCTTACACGTTTAAGGAGGCCAATTGGCAAGATGACTATTATAGAACAAAAGTATGAAGGGGAGTACAGATATGTCAACTCACGGCTCATTACAAACAG TGAGGAAATTGCTTTTTATAATGGAAACTTGAGAGAAAAACAGACTATTCACAAGACTTTCCGTAAGCTG GTGGAACACTTGCATAATTTCATCCTGTTCCGGTTCTCTATGGGATTCATTGATACTATCATTGCCAAAT ACCTTGCCACTGTGGTTGGCTACCTGGTTGTTAGTCGTCCATTTTTGAACCTGTCTGATCCTCGCCATCAGAATAGCACTCATGCAGAACTTTTGGAG GATTACTACCAAAGTGGAAGAATGCTACTGAGAATGTCTCAAGCTTTGGGCAGAATAGTCCTTGCAGGCCGTGAAATGACAAGATTGGCTGG tttcacAGCTCGAATCACGGAATTAATGCAGGTTCTGAAGGACTTGAATGGTGGCAAATATCAGCGTACTATGATAGCACAAGAAAAAG aTGGAGATAAAAAGCCGCCTCTCTCTTTGATACCTGGATCTGGTGAAATTATCAACAGTGATAACCTTATCAA GTTTGATCATGTTCCATTGGTGACACCTAATGGAGATGTTTTGATTCAAGACCTTAACTTTGAG GTTCGATCAGGTGCAAATGTGCTGATTTGTGGGCCAAATGGGTGTGGGAAGAGCTCCCTGTTCCGTGTTCTTGGTGAG ttgTGGCCTTTGTTTGGTGGGCGTTTAACAAAACCTGTAAGAGGAAAGTTGTTCTACGTTCCTCAG AGACCGTACATGACTCTTGGAACGCTCAGAGATCAAGTTATATATCCAGATACTTTGGAagatcagaaaaagaaagggatttCTGACCAG GTGCTGAAGGAGTACTTGGATAATGTCCAGCTGGGTCAAATCCTGGAACGTGAAGGAGGCTGGGACAGTGTTCAGGACTGGATGGATGTGCTCAGCGggggagaaaaacagagaatgGCA ATGGCAAGGCTGTTCTATCATAAGCCCCAGTTTGCAATTCTGGATGAGTGCACCAGTGCTGTTAGTGTGGATGTAGAGGGCTACATTTACAGCCACTGCCGAAAG GTTGGAATCACTCTCTTCACTGTTTCCCACAGGAAGTCACTCTGGAAACATCATGAT ttctactTGCATATGGATGGCCGAGGAAACTATGAGTTCAAGAAAATAACCGAAGACACAGTTGAATTTGGATCTTAA
- the ABCD3 gene encoding ATP-binding cassette sub-family D member 3 isoform X4 produces MAAYSKFLTARHSAIAGAAAACALLCLLSKRRAAAQHGKRSGKQALQNNEKEGKKERAMVDRVFIKRICRILKIMVPRPLCKETGYLLLIAVMLVVRTYCDIWMIQNGTVIESAIIGRSRKDFKKYLFNFIAAMPAISLVNNFLKYGLNELKLCFRVRLTRYLYEEYLKTYTYYKMGNLDNRIANPDQLLTQDVEKFCNSVVDLYSNLSKPFLDIVLYIFKLTSAIGAQGPASMMAYLIISGFFLTRLRRPIGKMTIIEQKYEGEYRYVNSRLITNSEEIAFYNGNLREKQTIHKTFRKLVEHLHNFILFRFSMGFIDTIIAKYLATVVGYLVVSRPFLNLSDPRHQNSTHAELLEDYYQSGRMLLRMSQALGRIVLAGREMTRLAGFTARITELMQVLKDLNGGKYQRTMIAQEKDGDKKPPLSLIPGSGEIINSDNLIKFDHVPLVTPNGDVLIQDLNFEVRSGANVLICGPNGCGKSSLFRVLGELWPLFGGRLTKPVRGKLFYVPQRPYMTLGTLRDQVIYPDTLEDQKKKGISDQVLKEYLDNVQLGQILEREGGWDSVQDWMDVLSGGEKQRMAMARLFYHKPQFAILDECTSAVSVDVEGYIYSHCRKVGITLFTVSHRKSLWKHHDFYLHMDGRGNYEFKKITEDTVEFGS; encoded by the exons ATGGCCGCCTACAGCAAGTTCCTCACCGCGCGGCACTCCGCCAtcgccggggccgccgccgcctgcgcgctgctctgcctgctcagcaAGCGGCGGGCGGCCGCGCAGCACGG taAAAGAAGTGGAAAACAAGCATTGCAGAATAATGAG aaagagggaaagaaggagCGAGCGATGGTGGACAGAGTGTTTATTAAACGAATATGTCGAATCCTGAAAATAATGGTCCCTAGACCACTTTGCAAAGAG ACAGGTTATTTGCTGCTTATTGCTGTGATGCTGGTAGTCCGCACTTACTGTGATATTTGGATGATTCAAAATGGAACAGTCATTGAAAG TGCTATCATTGGCCGCAGCAGAAAAGATTTCAAGAAATACTTGTTCAACTTCATTGCTGCAATGCCTGCT ATCTCTTTAGTGAATAACTTCCTGAAGTATGGTCTAAATGAACTGAAACTCTGCTTCCGAGTAAGACTTACCAGATACCTCTATGAAGAATATCTTAA aactTACACATACTACAAAATGGGAAATCTGGACAACAGGATAGCTAATCCAGATCAGCTCCTTACACAGGATGTGGAAAAATTCTGTAATAGTGTAGTGGACCTGTACTCAAACCTTAGCAAG CCCTTCTTGGATATAGTTTTGTACATCTTCAAGCTAACAAGTGCAATAGGAGCACAG GGTCCAGCTAGCATGATGGCATACTTGATTATTTCAGGGTTTTTCCTTACACGTTTAAGGAGGCCAATTGGCAAGATGACTATTATAGAACAAAAGTATGAAGGGGAGTACAGATATGTCAACTCACGGCTCATTACAAACAG TGAGGAAATTGCTTTTTATAATGGAAACTTGAGAGAAAAACAGACTATTCACAAGACTTTCCGTAAGCTG GTGGAACACTTGCATAATTTCATCCTGTTCCGGTTCTCTATGGGATTCATTGATACTATCATTGCCAAAT ACCTTGCCACTGTGGTTGGCTACCTGGTTGTTAGTCGTCCATTTTTGAACCTGTCTGATCCTCGCCATCAGAATAGCACTCATGCAGAACTTTTGGAG GATTACTACCAAAGTGGAAGAATGCTACTGAGAATGTCTCAAGCTTTGGGCAGAATAGTCCTTGCAGGCCGTGAAATGACAAGATTGGCTGG tttcacAGCTCGAATCACGGAATTAATGCAGGTTCTGAAGGACTTGAATGGTGGCAAATATCAGCGTACTATGATAGCACAAGAAAAAG aTGGAGATAAAAAGCCGCCTCTCTCTTTGATACCTGGATCTGGTGAAATTATCAACAGTGATAACCTTATCAA GTTTGATCATGTTCCATTGGTGACACCTAATGGAGATGTTTTGATTCAAGACCTTAACTTTGAG GTTCGATCAGGTGCAAATGTGCTGATTTGTGGGCCAAATGGGTGTGGGAAGAGCTCCCTGTTCCGTGTTCTTGGTGAG ttgTGGCCTTTGTTTGGTGGGCGTTTAACAAAACCTGTAAGAGGAAAGTTGTTCTACGTTCCTCAG AGACCGTACATGACTCTTGGAACGCTCAGAGATCAAGTTATATATCCAGATACTTTGGAagatcagaaaaagaaagggatttCTGACCAG GTGCTGAAGGAGTACTTGGATAATGTCCAGCTGGGTCAAATCCTGGAACGTGAAGGAGGCTGGGACAGTGTTCAGGACTGGATGGATGTGCTCAGCGggggagaaaaacagagaatgGCA ATGGCAAGGCTGTTCTATCATAAGCCCCAGTTTGCAATTCTGGATGAGTGCACCAGTGCTGTTAGTGTGGATGTAGAGGGCTACATTTACAGCCACTGCCGAAAG GTTGGAATCACTCTCTTCACTGTTTCCCACAGGAAGTCACTCTGGAAACATCATGAT ttctactTGCATATGGATGGCCGAGGAAACTATGAGTTCAAGAAAATAACCGAAGACACAGTTGAATTTGGATCTTAA
- the ABCD3 gene encoding ATP-binding cassette sub-family D member 3 isoform X5, with the protein MVDRVFIKRICRILKIMVPRPLCKETGYLLLIAVMLVVRTYCDIWMIQNGTVIESAIIGRSRKDFKKYLFNFIAAMPAISLVNNFLKYGLNELKLCFRVRLTRYLYEEYLKTYTYYKMGNLDNRIANPDQLLTQDVEKFCNSVVDLYSNLSKPFLDIVLYIFKLTSAIGAQGPASMMAYLIISGFFLTRLRRPIGKMTIIEQKYEGEYRYVNSRLITNSEEIAFYNGNLREKQTIHKTFRKLVEHLHNFILFRFSMGFIDTIIAKYLATVVGYLVVSRPFLNLSDPRHQNSTHAELLEDYYQSGRMLLRMSQALGRIVLAGREMTRLAGFTARITELMQVLKDLNGGKYQRTMIAQEKDGDKKPPLSLIPGSGEIINSDNLIKFDHVPLVTPNGDVLIQDLNFEVRSGANVLICGPNGCGKSSLFRVLGELWPLFGGRLTKPVRGKLFYVPQRPYMTLGTLRDQVIYPDTLEDQKKKGISDQVLKEYLDNVQLGQILEREGGWDSVQDWMDVLSGGEKQRMAMARLFYHKPQFAILDECTSAVSVDVEGYIYSHCRKVGITLFTVSHRKSLWKHHDFYLHMDGRGNYEFKKITEDTVEFGS; encoded by the exons ATGGTGGACAGAGTGTTTATTAAACGAATATGTCGAATCCTGAAAATAATGGTCCCTAGACCACTTTGCAAAGAG ACAGGTTATTTGCTGCTTATTGCTGTGATGCTGGTAGTCCGCACTTACTGTGATATTTGGATGATTCAAAATGGAACAGTCATTGAAAG TGCTATCATTGGCCGCAGCAGAAAAGATTTCAAGAAATACTTGTTCAACTTCATTGCTGCAATGCCTGCT ATCTCTTTAGTGAATAACTTCCTGAAGTATGGTCTAAATGAACTGAAACTCTGCTTCCGAGTAAGACTTACCAGATACCTCTATGAAGAATATCTTAA aactTACACATACTACAAAATGGGAAATCTGGACAACAGGATAGCTAATCCAGATCAGCTCCTTACACAGGATGTGGAAAAATTCTGTAATAGTGTAGTGGACCTGTACTCAAACCTTAGCAAG CCCTTCTTGGATATAGTTTTGTACATCTTCAAGCTAACAAGTGCAATAGGAGCACAG GGTCCAGCTAGCATGATGGCATACTTGATTATTTCAGGGTTTTTCCTTACACGTTTAAGGAGGCCAATTGGCAAGATGACTATTATAGAACAAAAGTATGAAGGGGAGTACAGATATGTCAACTCACGGCTCATTACAAACAG TGAGGAAATTGCTTTTTATAATGGAAACTTGAGAGAAAAACAGACTATTCACAAGACTTTCCGTAAGCTG GTGGAACACTTGCATAATTTCATCCTGTTCCGGTTCTCTATGGGATTCATTGATACTATCATTGCCAAAT ACCTTGCCACTGTGGTTGGCTACCTGGTTGTTAGTCGTCCATTTTTGAACCTGTCTGATCCTCGCCATCAGAATAGCACTCATGCAGAACTTTTGGAG GATTACTACCAAAGTGGAAGAATGCTACTGAGAATGTCTCAAGCTTTGGGCAGAATAGTCCTTGCAGGCCGTGAAATGACAAGATTGGCTGG tttcacAGCTCGAATCACGGAATTAATGCAGGTTCTGAAGGACTTGAATGGTGGCAAATATCAGCGTACTATGATAGCACAAGAAAAAG aTGGAGATAAAAAGCCGCCTCTCTCTTTGATACCTGGATCTGGTGAAATTATCAACAGTGATAACCTTATCAA GTTTGATCATGTTCCATTGGTGACACCTAATGGAGATGTTTTGATTCAAGACCTTAACTTTGAG GTTCGATCAGGTGCAAATGTGCTGATTTGTGGGCCAAATGGGTGTGGGAAGAGCTCCCTGTTCCGTGTTCTTGGTGAG ttgTGGCCTTTGTTTGGTGGGCGTTTAACAAAACCTGTAAGAGGAAAGTTGTTCTACGTTCCTCAG AGACCGTACATGACTCTTGGAACGCTCAGAGATCAAGTTATATATCCAGATACTTTGGAagatcagaaaaagaaagggatttCTGACCAG GTGCTGAAGGAGTACTTGGATAATGTCCAGCTGGGTCAAATCCTGGAACGTGAAGGAGGCTGGGACAGTGTTCAGGACTGGATGGATGTGCTCAGCGggggagaaaaacagagaatgGCA ATGGCAAGGCTGTTCTATCATAAGCCCCAGTTTGCAATTCTGGATGAGTGCACCAGTGCTGTTAGTGTGGATGTAGAGGGCTACATTTACAGCCACTGCCGAAAG GTTGGAATCACTCTCTTCACTGTTTCCCACAGGAAGTCACTCTGGAAACATCATGAT ttctactTGCATATGGATGGCCGAGGAAACTATGAGTTCAAGAAAATAACCGAAGACACAGTTGAATTTGGATCTTAA
- the ABCD3 gene encoding ATP-binding cassette sub-family D member 3 isoform X1, with product MLLLECYCEDGFCPLVFVLFFMFPCEANLARSLTECYLSSLGSSKRSGKQALQNNEQKEGKKERAMVDRVFIKRICRILKIMVPRPLCKETGYLLLIAVMLVVRTYCDIWMIQNGTVIESAIIGRSRKDFKKYLFNFIAAMPAISLVNNFLKYGLNELKLCFRVRLTRYLYEEYLKTYTYYKMGNLDNRIANPDQLLTQDVEKFCNSVVDLYSNLSKPFLDIVLYIFKLTSAIGAQGPASMMAYLIISGFFLTRLRRPIGKMTIIEQKYEGEYRYVNSRLITNSEEIAFYNGNLREKQTIHKTFRKLVEHLHNFILFRFSMGFIDTIIAKYLATVVGYLVVSRPFLNLSDPRHQNSTHAELLEDYYQSGRMLLRMSQALGRIVLAGREMTRLAGFTARITELMQVLKDLNGGKYQRTMIAQEKDGDKKPPLSLIPGSGEIINSDNLIKFDHVPLVTPNGDVLIQDLNFEVRSGANVLICGPNGCGKSSLFRVLGELWPLFGGRLTKPVRGKLFYVPQRPYMTLGTLRDQVIYPDTLEDQKKKGISDQVLKEYLDNVQLGQILEREGGWDSVQDWMDVLSGGEKQRMAMARLFYHKPQFAILDECTSAVSVDVEGYIYSHCRKVGITLFTVSHRKSLWKHHDFYLHMDGRGNYEFKKITEDTVEFGS from the exons ATGCTGCTACTTGAATGCTATTGTGAGGATGGTTTTTGCCCACTGGTCTTCgttcttttcttcatgtttcCCTGTGAGGCAAACCTTGCCAGGAGCCTTACAGAATGCTACCTATCAAGCCTAGGCAGTAG taAAAGAAGTGGAAAACAAGCATTGCAGAATAATGAG cagaaagagggaaagaaggagCGAGCGATGGTGGACAGAGTGTTTATTAAACGAATATGTCGAATCCTGAAAATAATGGTCCCTAGACCACTTTGCAAAGAG ACAGGTTATTTGCTGCTTATTGCTGTGATGCTGGTAGTCCGCACTTACTGTGATATTTGGATGATTCAAAATGGAACAGTCATTGAAAG TGCTATCATTGGCCGCAGCAGAAAAGATTTCAAGAAATACTTGTTCAACTTCATTGCTGCAATGCCTGCT ATCTCTTTAGTGAATAACTTCCTGAAGTATGGTCTAAATGAACTGAAACTCTGCTTCCGAGTAAGACTTACCAGATACCTCTATGAAGAATATCTTAA aactTACACATACTACAAAATGGGAAATCTGGACAACAGGATAGCTAATCCAGATCAGCTCCTTACACAGGATGTGGAAAAATTCTGTAATAGTGTAGTGGACCTGTACTCAAACCTTAGCAAG CCCTTCTTGGATATAGTTTTGTACATCTTCAAGCTAACAAGTGCAATAGGAGCACAG GGTCCAGCTAGCATGATGGCATACTTGATTATTTCAGGGTTTTTCCTTACACGTTTAAGGAGGCCAATTGGCAAGATGACTATTATAGAACAAAAGTATGAAGGGGAGTACAGATATGTCAACTCACGGCTCATTACAAACAG TGAGGAAATTGCTTTTTATAATGGAAACTTGAGAGAAAAACAGACTATTCACAAGACTTTCCGTAAGCTG GTGGAACACTTGCATAATTTCATCCTGTTCCGGTTCTCTATGGGATTCATTGATACTATCATTGCCAAAT ACCTTGCCACTGTGGTTGGCTACCTGGTTGTTAGTCGTCCATTTTTGAACCTGTCTGATCCTCGCCATCAGAATAGCACTCATGCAGAACTTTTGGAG GATTACTACCAAAGTGGAAGAATGCTACTGAGAATGTCTCAAGCTTTGGGCAGAATAGTCCTTGCAGGCCGTGAAATGACAAGATTGGCTGG tttcacAGCTCGAATCACGGAATTAATGCAGGTTCTGAAGGACTTGAATGGTGGCAAATATCAGCGTACTATGATAGCACAAGAAAAAG aTGGAGATAAAAAGCCGCCTCTCTCTTTGATACCTGGATCTGGTGAAATTATCAACAGTGATAACCTTATCAA GTTTGATCATGTTCCATTGGTGACACCTAATGGAGATGTTTTGATTCAAGACCTTAACTTTGAG GTTCGATCAGGTGCAAATGTGCTGATTTGTGGGCCAAATGGGTGTGGGAAGAGCTCCCTGTTCCGTGTTCTTGGTGAG ttgTGGCCTTTGTTTGGTGGGCGTTTAACAAAACCTGTAAGAGGAAAGTTGTTCTACGTTCCTCAG AGACCGTACATGACTCTTGGAACGCTCAGAGATCAAGTTATATATCCAGATACTTTGGAagatcagaaaaagaaagggatttCTGACCAG GTGCTGAAGGAGTACTTGGATAATGTCCAGCTGGGTCAAATCCTGGAACGTGAAGGAGGCTGGGACAGTGTTCAGGACTGGATGGATGTGCTCAGCGggggagaaaaacagagaatgGCA ATGGCAAGGCTGTTCTATCATAAGCCCCAGTTTGCAATTCTGGATGAGTGCACCAGTGCTGTTAGTGTGGATGTAGAGGGCTACATTTACAGCCACTGCCGAAAG GTTGGAATCACTCTCTTCACTGTTTCCCACAGGAAGTCACTCTGGAAACATCATGAT ttctactTGCATATGGATGGCCGAGGAAACTATGAGTTCAAGAAAATAACCGAAGACACAGTTGAATTTGGATCTTAA
- the ABCD3 gene encoding ATP-binding cassette sub-family D member 3 isoform X3: protein MAAYSKFLTARHSAIAGAAAACALLCLLSKRRAAAQHGKRSGKQALQNNEQKEGKKERAMVDRVFIKRICRILKIMVPRPLCKETGYLLLIAVMLVVRTYCDIWMIQNGTVIESAIIGRSRKDFKKYLFNFIAAMPAISLVNNFLKYGLNELKLCFRVRLTRYLYEEYLKTYTYYKMGNLDNRIANPDQLLTQDVEKFCNSVVDLYSNLSKPFLDIVLYIFKLTSAIGAQGPASMMAYLIISGFFLTRLRRPIGKMTIIEQKYEGEYRYVNSRLITNSEEIAFYNGNLREKQTIHKTFRKLVEHLHNFILFRFSMGFIDTIIAKYLATVVGYLVVSRPFLNLSDPRHQNSTHAELLEDYYQSGRMLLRMSQALGRIVLAGREMTRLAGFTARITELMQVLKDLNGGKYQRTMIAQEKDGDKKPPLSLIPGSGEIINSDNLIKFDHVPLVTPNGDVLIQDLNFEVRSGANVLICGPNGCGKSSLFRVLGELWPLFGGRLTKPVRGKLFYVPQRPYMTLGTLRDQVIYPDTLEDQKKKGISDQVLKEYLDNVQLGQILEREGGWDSVQDWMDVLSGGEKQRMAMARLFYHKPQFAILDECTSAVSVDVEGYIYSHCRKVGITLFTVSHRKSLWKHHDFYLHMDGRGNYEFKKITEDTVEFGS from the exons ATGGCCGCCTACAGCAAGTTCCTCACCGCGCGGCACTCCGCCAtcgccggggccgccgccgcctgcgcgctgctctgcctgctcagcaAGCGGCGGGCGGCCGCGCAGCACGG taAAAGAAGTGGAAAACAAGCATTGCAGAATAATGAG cagaaagagggaaagaaggagCGAGCGATGGTGGACAGAGTGTTTATTAAACGAATATGTCGAATCCTGAAAATAATGGTCCCTAGACCACTTTGCAAAGAG ACAGGTTATTTGCTGCTTATTGCTGTGATGCTGGTAGTCCGCACTTACTGTGATATTTGGATGATTCAAAATGGAACAGTCATTGAAAG TGCTATCATTGGCCGCAGCAGAAAAGATTTCAAGAAATACTTGTTCAACTTCATTGCTGCAATGCCTGCT ATCTCTTTAGTGAATAACTTCCTGAAGTATGGTCTAAATGAACTGAAACTCTGCTTCCGAGTAAGACTTACCAGATACCTCTATGAAGAATATCTTAA aactTACACATACTACAAAATGGGAAATCTGGACAACAGGATAGCTAATCCAGATCAGCTCCTTACACAGGATGTGGAAAAATTCTGTAATAGTGTAGTGGACCTGTACTCAAACCTTAGCAAG CCCTTCTTGGATATAGTTTTGTACATCTTCAAGCTAACAAGTGCAATAGGAGCACAG GGTCCAGCTAGCATGATGGCATACTTGATTATTTCAGGGTTTTTCCTTACACGTTTAAGGAGGCCAATTGGCAAGATGACTATTATAGAACAAAAGTATGAAGGGGAGTACAGATATGTCAACTCACGGCTCATTACAAACAG TGAGGAAATTGCTTTTTATAATGGAAACTTGAGAGAAAAACAGACTATTCACAAGACTTTCCGTAAGCTG GTGGAACACTTGCATAATTTCATCCTGTTCCGGTTCTCTATGGGATTCATTGATACTATCATTGCCAAAT ACCTTGCCACTGTGGTTGGCTACCTGGTTGTTAGTCGTCCATTTTTGAACCTGTCTGATCCTCGCCATCAGAATAGCACTCATGCAGAACTTTTGGAG GATTACTACCAAAGTGGAAGAATGCTACTGAGAATGTCTCAAGCTTTGGGCAGAATAGTCCTTGCAGGCCGTGAAATGACAAGATTGGCTGG tttcacAGCTCGAATCACGGAATTAATGCAGGTTCTGAAGGACTTGAATGGTGGCAAATATCAGCGTACTATGATAGCACAAGAAAAAG aTGGAGATAAAAAGCCGCCTCTCTCTTTGATACCTGGATCTGGTGAAATTATCAACAGTGATAACCTTATCAA GTTTGATCATGTTCCATTGGTGACACCTAATGGAGATGTTTTGATTCAAGACCTTAACTTTGAG GTTCGATCAGGTGCAAATGTGCTGATTTGTGGGCCAAATGGGTGTGGGAAGAGCTCCCTGTTCCGTGTTCTTGGTGAG ttgTGGCCTTTGTTTGGTGGGCGTTTAACAAAACCTGTAAGAGGAAAGTTGTTCTACGTTCCTCAG AGACCGTACATGACTCTTGGAACGCTCAGAGATCAAGTTATATATCCAGATACTTTGGAagatcagaaaaagaaagggatttCTGACCAG GTGCTGAAGGAGTACTTGGATAATGTCCAGCTGGGTCAAATCCTGGAACGTGAAGGAGGCTGGGACAGTGTTCAGGACTGGATGGATGTGCTCAGCGggggagaaaaacagagaatgGCA ATGGCAAGGCTGTTCTATCATAAGCCCCAGTTTGCAATTCTGGATGAGTGCACCAGTGCTGTTAGTGTGGATGTAGAGGGCTACATTTACAGCCACTGCCGAAAG GTTGGAATCACTCTCTTCACTGTTTCCCACAGGAAGTCACTCTGGAAACATCATGAT ttctactTGCATATGGATGGCCGAGGAAACTATGAGTTCAAGAAAATAACCGAAGACACAGTTGAATTTGGATCTTAA